The Verrucomicrobiia bacterium sequence CCATGTGGAACAGCGCGTATACAATGCGGTCGCCCGCTTCCAGACGGATCCAGAAAATCCATGGCGTGCCCTCCCGAACTCCGAACAAATGCTGTACGCGCAGCACGACGTTGATGCGACCCACCAGGGAGGCGACCTGCAGTTTGGTCCTGACGGATATCTGTACGTTTCCGTGGGGGACGGTGGAGGCGCGACAGGAGCAGCGGCCAACGCCCAGAGGATCAACCGGGATCTGTTCTCCGGGATTTTGCGGCTCGATGTGGATGGGCGACCGGGGAGCCTGACCCCGAATCCGCATCCATCCGTCCGTGGAGGTTATTGGATTCCACCCGACAACCCGTTCGTTGGTGTGACGAGCTTTGGCTCGCAACCGGTGAATCCTGCCACCGTTCGCACCGAGTTCTGGGCCGTGGGGCTGCGAAATCCGTTCCGGATGTGCTTTGATGCCTATACGGGCGAGCTGTACGTCGGAGATGTCGGCGAGGTGACCCGCGAAGAGGTCAATCGGGTCATCCGCGGGGGCAACTATGGCTGGAACCGAATGGAGGGCACGGTGGTCCGCAGCAGCTTGCCATCCGGGATCCCATATTTGCCACCCCTCTATGAGTACGGGCGCGCCGGTGGCGATCCCAATTTTCTGGGAAATTGCGTGATTGGTGGCGTGTTGTACCGGGGCACCCGTCATCCGGAACTGTTCGGGAAGTATGTATTTGGGGACTATGGCACCCGGCACATTTGGGCGCTCGATCCTTCCCGGCCGTCCGGAACTGGAGTGTCCCGCCTTCTCACATCGTCGTGGGTGCCGAGTTCCTTTCTGGTCCACCCGACGAGCGGTGAGATTTGGGTGGCGGAACGGGAGGGCCCGAATGGAAGAGTTTCAAGGCTCGAACGAAATCCGACCCCCTCGGCGCCGGGGTTGCGTCAGACCCTGGGCGAAGCCGGCGTCTTTTCGGATCTGGGCTCGCTGGCGGTCGCTGATGGCGTGCTGCCCTACGAGGTCAACCTGCCGTTCTGGTCGGATCATGCAGCCAAATACCGGTGGTTCTTCTTCCAGAATCCCAACGGTGTCATCACTCGGGATGCCGCGGACCGCTGGTCGTTTCCAGAGGGCATGGTGTGGGTGAAACATTTCGAGCTGGACATGGTTCGTGGTAATCCCGCCACAAGGCGGCGTCTGGAGACGCGCTTTCTGGTGAAAACGGCAACCGGTGTCTATGGCGTGACGTATCGGTGGCGTCCGGATGGTAGTGATGCCGACCTTGTGCCGGATTCCGGCATGGACGAGAGCTTCCTGGTACAGGATGGCGGCGTCATACGATCCCAGCTTTGGCACTATCCCGGGCGATCGGAATGCATGGTGTGTCATCATGGTCCCGCTGGCGGAGTCCTTGGCTTCAGCACCCGCCAGCTAAATCGCGACGTGGTTGTCGCCGGCTCGGAGATCAATCAGTTGACTGCGCTGGGCAACCTGGGGTTGATTCATCCACCGCACCTCCATCCGGAATCCCTTCCGCGGCTCTCGGGGGCGTCTGATGCGACGGCATCGCTGGAGCACCGCTTTCGCTCGTATCTCGATGTCAATTGCGGGTACTGCCATCAGCCGGATGGAATGGGACGGGGATTATGGGATGGACGTTTGGAGACTCCATTGGTCGAGGCTGGCATCGTGAACGGTCCGGTTCTGGAGGGGTTTGGTATTCCAGACGCCCGGGTTCTTGTCCCAAACAATCTTCAGGCATCCATGATCTGGCAGCGCATCTCGCAGCTGAATGAACGGCACATGCCACCGCTGGCGACGAGCGAACTGGATTCCGGGGGGATGGCCCTTGTGCACGCCTTCATTGCTGGCTACGGACCTCCTGCGAATGGAGATCGCACCGAATGGACCATCGGCACCTATGAGGGTCCCGGCACTCCCAATTATCCGGTCTCGGCATTTGCGGAGTTCTCGGCGGCGGACAATGCGCGCACGCCGGCTCCCGGTGCCGTGACCCGGGTGCCGGGTGATCCCCAGTACAGCGCGGCCAACAACCCCCGTTCGGATGACGACTACTACTTCGCGGGCACCTATCCCGCGGGATTCAATGGTTTGACCTCGACACTTGTGGTGCCATACGACGAGCCCTTTTCGGCATGGGAGCGCTCGCACGGAAAGACGGATCCGACCAACCGGATTCATCTGGTCCTTTCGCCCTCGCAGACATCAGCCGGGGTCCGTTTCCAGCTGCGCCTTGAGTATTGCAACGGCGGGGTGTCCATCGATGGGGTGCGGCAGCCCGGGTTCGGGGAGCACAGCATGGTGTACCGGTTTCGCAATGGAACCGGCCTGGAAACCGTCCTGCAGAGCCGTGTGCTCAATTCCGTGGGTCCGGTGGTGATCGAGTTCGATGCGGCGGCGGTGGGCGCCACCCCGGGCCCGAACACCATCGAGCTGGTTCGAACCGGCCCGTCGCTGTCCGGGGTGTCGTACTGGGTGGAATACGACCAGGTCCGCCTGAGCGTGGTGCCGTCTGCACCGCCTGCGGTTCGGACGTCCTGGGTGATCGGCACCCGGGAAGGACCCTCGACGCCGGGCTATCCCGGCGCTGCATTCGCGGAGTTTTCAATCCAGAACCAGAGGCTGGATCCGTCCCCCGGATCGGTGACCCGGCTGCCGGGGGATCCGCAGTACGCAGCCGCGTCGAATCCCGGCGCGGACGATCACTTCTATTTCGCCGGCACCTATCCCACGGGATTCAATGCCCTGACGACGCCCCTTCAAGTCCCCAATGACGAGCCTCCGGTGGCGTGGGAGCGTGCCCATTCCGGCGCGGACCGCTTCAACCGGGTCCACTTCATGCTGAGCGAAGCCCACTTGGTGCCCGGAGCCCGGCTGCGGCTTATTTTCGAGATCTGCAGCGGCAAGCGGATGATCGGCACGGTGGACAGCGGGTTTGGCGAGCACGACATGATCGTGAGTTTTCGAAACACGGCCGGGACGGTGACCCAGCTTCTCAGCCGAAAGATCACGGCCACCGGTCCGGTGGAGGTGGAGTTCCCCGTGAGCGCCGTGGCGGCGCAGGCGGGTCCGAACACGATCGAACTGAACCGGACCGGTCCAAACGCCTCGGGCGAATCCTTCTGGATCGTGTACGACTACCTCCGGCTGGACAGCAACGTGGGCGGCGGATACCCCGCACCCTACTGAGCGAGAACGGGCGCCGTGACGGAGTGTCCGCGGTCTTTGGCGGGCAAGTCAGGCGGCTTAGCGGCGGACGCTGGTGCGATCTGAAAGCCAGATCATGTCGCGATTGTTGGGAGAGGCCACGTTCAAGGGCATTTCGTAGAACTTGATGGGCTGGACCGTTCGGGCGTCCACCCACTTGCGGATCTCGGTATGCCCGTCGGCAAAAGAGATGCCGGCCGCCCGGTTGTGGTAGCTGGCCGGGTAGTCAATGATCCGTGCCGCACCGGGAGATTCCACCATCATGTTGGCAAACCCGCCGGCATTGATGCTGTCCGGATGCTCATCGAGAAGAACCCACAAATCGGAGGCGCCCGGTTCGACAAAGTCCGAGGTCTTGTAGTAGGTCTTGTAGCGACGCTGGTTGGCGGACATGGACGATCCTGGTGGGAGCCACTCGCCGGGTCCCCCCATCGCCTGGCTCATGCCCATGCTGCGTACCCGGGGGTGTTTCCGGCCCCCCAGGGTGATCTGGCTGCGGTCGGCGGGACATTTGTACACCGCTGGCGTCCCGAGATAGGGGGCGAATTTGGAGTTCGTCACATCCATGATCATCAACAGGTTGGTGTTGTCGCTGGGGAACGGGCCCGGCCAGCCCAGCCAGCCGCCCACCCACTGATAGGGCTCGTTCCTCGAATTCCCGGGTGCGGTGATCCGGTCGGCGTTGTCGTTGGGGTACATCAGGTGCGCCAGCTGCAACTGCTTGAGATTGCTCATGCAGGAAATGCCCTGCGCCTTGGTTTTTGCCTTGGCGAGTGCCGGAAGTAGCATGCCGGCCAGAATGGCGATGATGGCGATCACGACCAGCAGTTCGATCAGGGTAAACGCGGACGTCCGACGCGGATGACACATCATGGCGGTAGCATGCGGCTCCTTGGAATTCGGGCAATGGTCAAGTTGCTGGTGCCGCCCCGCATCAGGCAGGGGGGAGAGGTCCGGAGGGTGACGGCGTCGCGATTCGCGTCCCCTGTGATGCACAGGCTTTCCCCCGGGGGGGCGCCGGGGCCAGTCTGGTCAGGTGCAACACATTCTGCTGGGACGCTCGACGTGCCGCGTTTCGCGCTTGGGCTATGGATGCTGGCGCCTTGCCGGGTCCGAAGGGGTGGAGACGCCAACGGAGCCGGCTGAGGGCATTCGCGCGGTGCTCGCGGCCGCCGATTCCGGGATCACACTCTTTGACCTGGCCGATGTTTACGGTGGCGGACGCTGCGAGGAACTCTTCGGCGCCGCGCTGCGCGAACGGCCGGGGCTGCGCAACGAGCTGGTCGTTGCCGGGAAGTGTGGAATCCGCAGGGCCGGTGTGCCCTCGGCAATCTCGCCCTACCGGTACGATTCAAGCGCGGCCCATATTGTGGTCAGTGTGGAGGCATCGCTGAAGCGCATGGGCATCGAGACGCTTGATGTTCTGATGCTGCACCGTCCGGATTTCCTGATGGAACCCGACGAGGTGGCGGGCGCCTTTGTTCGGTTGCATGACGGCGGGAAGGTTCGTGAGTTTGGCGTGAGCAACTTTCTGCCAACCCAGTTCTCTCTGCTCCAGCAGGCGTGTCCGATGCCCCTCGTGGTGCACCAAGTCGAGATCAGCCTGGCCCAGTCCACCGCGCTTGAGGACGGCACCCTCGACCAGTGCCTCGCCAGTCGGATGACTCCGCTCGCGTGGAGTCCGCTGGCACGGGGGGCGTTGGTTCCGACCCCGGGGGCTCCGAGGGGGGCGCTGACCGATGCCCTGATCGAGGCCGCCTCTGCCAGGGGCGTGACGCCGGCCGCCATTGCGCTCGCCTGGCTGCTGCGCCACCCGGCGGGAATCGTGCCGCTCATCGGCAGCATTCGGGCCTCGAGAATCTGGGAGGCCGTGGCCGCCATCGAAGTGCCCATGGACCGGGAGGAGTGGTACCGTCTACTGACGGCAGCCCGAGACCGAAGACTCCCCTGACTGCTGCGCTCAGCCCGCCTTGGGTTTCCAGACGGCGGCGTCAATCACAGACCACAGATGGACGAGCCATCCCATCAGCAGGAACCACAGCGCACCGGCCAGCAGAAACTGAATGAGCGCCATCAACAACCGCCCCTGAAGCAGCTGGCCAAGTCCCGGCACGAAGAAGCTGCAAAGCGCCGCGATGACATTTCCTGTGGAACCGGCACCGGCCATGGCGGGGTAGGGGCGGGAAGGAGTTGAGCACCGGCCGGCTGCCCGGCCAGCATCAGGCAAGCTTGTAAAGGCCGGGCACCGGCAGTGGCATGATGTCCAGCTTCATGTCCCACGCCAGCGGGGCTTCCGGTGTGAGCCGCTCGGTGGAGTTCAGCGCCTGCTCCCAGGTGACTTCCTGACCGGTGTAGGCCGCCATCCGGCCCATGATTCCGAGCAGGGTGCTCGACGTCATCCAGTCCCCATCAAAACGGCGCGGGGCGGTGCCCCGGATGCCCGCGAACAGTTCCTCATGTTCGACGACATACATGTCGGGCTTCTTGCCGTCGTACCGCCACCGGTTGGCCCCGGAAATCACCGGACTGTTCCAACCGCTCTGCGCGTAGCCCTTCGAGCCGAGGATGTAGTCCGAATTGTCACTGTAGCATCCCGCGATCTGGCGTTGCGCCACCACACCGCGCACGCCGCCAGCGTATTCGTACACCACGGTGACGTGATCGAAAATATTCCCCTCATGGTTCGGGACGCAGCGACCACCGGTGGCGGTGCATTTCAAGGGCGGCTCGTCGTTCATGCACCACGCAAGCTTGTCCACGGTGTGGATGCATTGCTCGACCAGCCCGTCGCCGGAGAGCCACGAGAAGTTCATCCAGTTCCGGACCTGCCACTCCAGATCGGTCATGCCCGCCTTCCGGGTGTTTGCCGCGGGCATGGGCTTCACGGGACCCGTGAGGTACGTGCCGTACACGGCGCGGACATCGCCGATCGCGCCTTCGCGGATCTTTTCGTAAAGCGCGCGCCGCGGAAGATCGCTCCGCCAGCAGAAGCCGCAGACCAGGTGCAGCTTCTTCTCCCTGGCCATCGCCACGGACTCCATCACGTGCCGGACGCCCACCGGATCCGTGGCCATGGGCTTCTCACAGAAGATCTGTTTCCCCTTTTCCACGGCGTAGCGGAGGTGTTCCGGACGGAACCCTGGAGGCGAGGCCAGGAGGACAACATCCACGCCCGAGTCCACGACCTTTTTGTAGGCATCAAGTCCAGTAAACTGGGTGTCGGGGGTCACCGTCACCCGGTTGCCGTACTGCTCCTTGAGGCCCTTGACAGCGGATTCCGCCTGCGACGCGAACACGTCACCCACGGCCGTCACGACGCAGTTGGCATCGGCCGTGAGCGCGTTGGCGGCGGCACCAGTGCCGCGGCCTCCGCAGCCCACCAACCCGACCTTCAGCGTGTCGGCATTGGCCGCGAACGCGGACTCACGAATGAGGATTCCCGGGGCGGCCAGGGCGAAGGCGGCGACGGAGGAGGAGGTGCGGAGGAACTCGCGCCGGGAGGGGGAAGGGGAATGATCCATGGTTGGACTCGACGATCCGGAGTGTCCCGCATTCGACCGAATCCGGTCAAGTGGCGAGGTGTCGTTTCCAACGGCGGGTGCCGCAGTGGCACAACCCCGGAGCTCTGCCTCCTGCCGGCTTGCATCCTTGGAACCGGTTGCCGACGCTGCGCATATGTCCATTCACGAGGCCTATGTGGAGCGGGTCGTGGACCTGCTGGATCCCGCGGCCAACCGTTTGTTCAATGTCACCCTGGACGAGGCCCGTGGGCGGGTGCGCACCGGCGACGCGGCGCAGGTGGCCTCCATTGACGGGTCCTTCGCCCTGCTCGCCCGCGAGGGCCGGACGGTCCGCATGGCACGTTCACTGGACCGTCCGATGCGCTATTTCCTCGCGAAACGCGCCGAGGGACCGGCGTTGATCGTCGCAGACCGAATGGACGTCCTTTTGGAGCAGTTGCGCCGGGAAGGCCTCGCCGACCAGTTCCATCCGAGCTACACGCGGATGGTTCCCGCCCACTACATCGTGGAAATCCAACTGGTCGGTTGCCCTGATCCCGACCCCGTCTACACCCGCTACTTCACGCCGGACCGAAATGCGCTGCCCGCCGATCTCGATGTCATCGGGCGCCGCTATGTGGGCGCCGTCGCCGACGAGATTGGCAAACTGCTGCGCACCCTGCCATCCCACGAGCCGATTGGAGTCGCCTTTTCGGGCGGGGTGGACAGCGGACTGGTGTTTCTCACGACCTTTCGGATGCTCCGGGAGCTCGGGATGAACCCGGCGCGGCTGAAGGCGTTCACACTGAGCTTCGGCGGTGGCCCGGACCTCGAACAGGCGCGGACGTTCCTCTCGCGGATGGGATTGGGACTGTTTCTCGAGGAGATCCACGCAGATCCGGCGGAACTCGATGTCCAGGAGACCCTGCGCGTCCTTGAGGACTACAAGCTCCTCGATGTCGAATGCGGGGCCATGGCCATCGCCCTGTGCAGGGGGATTCGGCGGCGGTATCCGGATTGGCGTCATCTGTTCGACGGCGATGGCGGGGACGAGAACCTCAAGGACTATCCGATCGAGGAGAATCCGGAGCTGACCATCCGCTCGGTCGTGCACAATCCGTTGCTGTACCACGAAGGGTGGGGCGTGGGCAGAATCAAGCATTCGCTGACCTACAGCGGGGGGCTGAGCCGGGGATGCGTCCGCACCTACGCCCCGTTGCGGCGTTATGGATTTGAGGGGTTCAGTCCGTTGATGGCCCGGGAGGTAATGCGGGTCAGCGAGGGGATCCCGTTCGTCGAGTTGACCGGATACGATGTGCCCACGCTGTACTCGTTGAAGGGCGAGGTGGTGTCCCGGGGCGTGAAACAGTTGTTTGGGCTCGACATGCCGGTGTTTCCCAAGCGGCGGTTTCAGCACGGCGCCGTGGAGGCCGGGACGCTTCGGACCCGGCTGCCGGCTGATGCCGCGGCGTGCCGGCGGCAGTTTTACGGGCTTTACGAGTGAACGAGTGAAGTCTTCCGGGCAGGGTGCCCGGGACCGGCGCGGATCCCGTGGCGATGCCCGCCGAGGGGCCATCCGCCCAAAACCACCGGCTCGAAACCAGTTGCCATGCCCGGGCACGCGTCGCCAATGTTCCCGCCGCCGGAGAGGTGGCTGAGCGGTTTAAGGCGCACGCCTGGAAAGCGTGAGTAGGCTTATACCCTACCGGGGGTTCGAATCCCCCCCTCTCCGCCAAATTCAGGGCCGTTCGCTGGACCCCGCGTTCCCACAAGGCCAAACCGGATTGGGCGGGGAACCGGCTGGGTTCCTTGGTCGTCCCGAAGACTGCAGGTATTCCCCGAACTGCCATTCTCCACGATTGCGGGCAACAACGGCCTGCAACTGCTGATCACGGTCGTGCAACGAGGCCAGGTATCCGGGGGAAGTTCCGTTGCTGATTGCGGGGCGCTGGGTCCGATGCATGTGCGGCCCA is a genomic window containing:
- a CDS encoding PQQ-dependent sugar dehydrogenase: MRNISNGSSGVLPGRLNLGLIPGAGHRSGLGVVPEGATSPHAAIHPGALPWRPLKPWLLALLWWISNVAGGAQGPLVNPARFPFTAPGSEYQLVNVMPGLNFPSIVCTAMPPGRTNELFAVIKSGRILVITNLQSPTITAFLDIRSRTFTAIESGVTGLAFHPNYAQNRSFFVFYTPTNHVEQRVYNAVARFQTDPENPWRALPNSEQMLYAQHDVDATHQGGDLQFGPDGYLYVSVGDGGGATGAAANAQRINRDLFSGILRLDVDGRPGSLTPNPHPSVRGGYWIPPDNPFVGVTSFGSQPVNPATVRTEFWAVGLRNPFRMCFDAYTGELYVGDVGEVTREEVNRVIRGGNYGWNRMEGTVVRSSLPSGIPYLPPLYEYGRAGGDPNFLGNCVIGGVLYRGTRHPELFGKYVFGDYGTRHIWALDPSRPSGTGVSRLLTSSWVPSSFLVHPTSGEIWVAEREGPNGRVSRLERNPTPSAPGLRQTLGEAGVFSDLGSLAVADGVLPYEVNLPFWSDHAAKYRWFFFQNPNGVITRDAADRWSFPEGMVWVKHFELDMVRGNPATRRRLETRFLVKTATGVYGVTYRWRPDGSDADLVPDSGMDESFLVQDGGVIRSQLWHYPGRSECMVCHHGPAGGVLGFSTRQLNRDVVVAGSEINQLTALGNLGLIHPPHLHPESLPRLSGASDATASLEHRFRSYLDVNCGYCHQPDGMGRGLWDGRLETPLVEAGIVNGPVLEGFGIPDARVLVPNNLQASMIWQRISQLNERHMPPLATSELDSGGMALVHAFIAGYGPPANGDRTEWTIGTYEGPGTPNYPVSAFAEFSAADNARTPAPGAVTRVPGDPQYSAANNPRSDDDYYFAGTYPAGFNGLTSTLVVPYDEPFSAWERSHGKTDPTNRIHLVLSPSQTSAGVRFQLRLEYCNGGVSIDGVRQPGFGEHSMVYRFRNGTGLETVLQSRVLNSVGPVVIEFDAAAVGATPGPNTIELVRTGPSLSGVSYWVEYDQVRLSVVPSAPPAVRTSWVIGTREGPSTPGYPGAAFAEFSIQNQRLDPSPGSVTRLPGDPQYAAASNPGADDHFYFAGTYPTGFNALTTPLQVPNDEPPVAWERAHSGADRFNRVHFMLSEAHLVPGARLRLIFEICSGKRMIGTVDSGFGEHDMIVSFRNTAGTVTQLLSRKITATGPVEVEFPVSAVAAQAGPNTIELNRTGPNASGESFWIVYDYLRLDSNVGGGYPAPY
- a CDS encoding type II secretion system protein; amino-acid sequence: MMCHPRRTSAFTLIELLVVIAIIAILAGMLLPALAKAKTKAQGISCMSNLKQLQLAHLMYPNDNADRITAPGNSRNEPYQWVGGWLGWPGPFPSDNTNLLMIMDVTNSKFAPYLGTPAVYKCPADRSQITLGGRKHPRVRSMGMSQAMGGPGEWLPPGSSMSANQRRYKTYYKTSDFVEPGASDLWVLLDEHPDSINAGGFANMMVESPGAARIIDYPASYHNRAAGISFADGHTEIRKWVDARTVQPIKFYEMPLNVASPNNRDMIWLSDRTSVRR
- a CDS encoding aldo/keto reductase; translation: MQHILLGRSTCRVSRLGYGCWRLAGSEGVETPTEPAEGIRAVLAAADSGITLFDLADVYGGGRCEELFGAALRERPGLRNELVVAGKCGIRRAGVPSAISPYRYDSSAAHIVVSVEASLKRMGIETLDVLMLHRPDFLMEPDEVAGAFVRLHDGGKVREFGVSNFLPTQFSLLQQACPMPLVVHQVEISLAQSTALEDGTLDQCLASRMTPLAWSPLARGALVPTPGAPRGALTDALIEAASARGVTPAAIALAWLLRHPAGIVPLIGSIRASRIWEAVAAIEVPMDREEWYRLLTAARDRRLP
- a CDS encoding Gfo/Idh/MocA family oxidoreductase, encoding MDHSPSPSRREFLRTSSSVAAFALAAPGILIRESAFAANADTLKVGLVGCGGRGTGAAANALTADANCVVTAVGDVFASQAESAVKGLKEQYGNRVTVTPDTQFTGLDAYKKVVDSGVDVVLLASPPGFRPEHLRYAVEKGKQIFCEKPMATDPVGVRHVMESVAMAREKKLHLVCGFCWRSDLPRRALYEKIREGAIGDVRAVYGTYLTGPVKPMPAANTRKAGMTDLEWQVRNWMNFSWLSGDGLVEQCIHTVDKLAWCMNDEPPLKCTATGGRCVPNHEGNIFDHVTVVYEYAGGVRGVVAQRQIAGCYSDNSDYILGSKGYAQSGWNSPVISGANRWRYDGKKPDMYVVEHEELFAGIRGTAPRRFDGDWMTSSTLLGIMGRMAAYTGQEVTWEQALNSTERLTPEAPLAWDMKLDIMPLPVPGLYKLA
- a CDS encoding asparagine synthetase B family protein; translation: MSIHEAYVERVVDLLDPAANRLFNVTLDEARGRVRTGDAAQVASIDGSFALLAREGRTVRMARSLDRPMRYFLAKRAEGPALIVADRMDVLLEQLRREGLADQFHPSYTRMVPAHYIVEIQLVGCPDPDPVYTRYFTPDRNALPADLDVIGRRYVGAVADEIGKLLRTLPSHEPIGVAFSGGVDSGLVFLTTFRMLRELGMNPARLKAFTLSFGGGPDLEQARTFLSRMGLGLFLEEIHADPAELDVQETLRVLEDYKLLDVECGAMAIALCRGIRRRYPDWRHLFDGDGGDENLKDYPIEENPELTIRSVVHNPLLYHEGWGVGRIKHSLTYSGGLSRGCVRTYAPLRRYGFEGFSPLMAREVMRVSEGIPFVELTGYDVPTLYSLKGEVVSRGVKQLFGLDMPVFPKRRFQHGAVEAGTLRTRLPADAAACRRQFYGLYE